One Dysidea avara chromosome 7, odDysAvar1.4, whole genome shotgun sequence genomic region harbors:
- the LOC136260980 gene encoding major facilitator superfamily domain-containing protein 12-like produces the protein MPSEHQLPLWRRWSYGVGHVLNDLCASMWFSYLLVFYHFVIKFPNATAGLLLLIGQTVDALCTPVIGYFCDKTQCFYGRRKIWHLVGTICVAASFSFIFHVCITCEDVSVPYLVLYYACFIAVFQFGWASTQISHLALIPDLTSNKDEQVGLNSIRYGFTVLSNLAVSLAMWQLLDHVPTAAQHAHKGHKSHANMTKINYSDRYIFWYTPLGIIGVGLLFSIIFHLGTKEPKAQYKRREDSDTKNEKPFKWYMWFKNPQFYLVAMIYMCTRLMVNVTQVYIPLYMLEVVNLDRSSVAKATLIIYVSGFIASFTNKYINKYLGRYITYFLGLCILWAAIFWFQFQEEAKYPTKKHVFHNLVPYGAGVLLGISGSILLVTSLSMTADLIDRHVSSGAFVYGAMSFTDKLANGVAIQIIQLCHPCNQKNEVCCSLCHSYYRQVMVFGPAGPSALAFVGLVLLFIYIRRATKERPTSPCQDKQEQCETDPLLESSCSSCNQIKERCLCDFTSDELNINKTISNSFATST, from the exons ATGCCCAGTGAACACCAGCTACCGTTGTGGAGACGCTGGTCGTATGGAGTTGGTCATGTTCTTAACGATCTCTGTGCCAGTATGTGGTTCAGCTACTTACTCGTCTTCTATCATTTCGTTATCAAATTCCCTAACGCCACTGCTGGCCTGTTGTTGCTGATAGGACAAACTGTGGACGCTTTATGTACCCCAGTAATAGGGTATTTTTGTGATAAAACACAGTGTTTCTATGGGAGGAGAAAGATATGGCATTTGGTCGGAACTATCTGTGTTGCTGCTTCGTTTTCCTTCATCTTCCACGTGTGTATCACCTGTGAGGACGTTTCAGTACCATACCTCGTCCTCTACTATGCTTGCTTCATTGCCGTGTTTCAATTTGGCTGGGCCTCTACTCAGATATCTCATTTGGCATTGATCCCAGACTTGACCAGTAATAAGGACGAACAAGTTGGACTCAACTCGATTAG GTATGGCTTTACAGTGTTGTCCAACTTGGCAGTCTCACTTGCCATGTGGCAGTTACTGGATCATGTACCTACTGCAGCTCAGCATGCACACAAGGGTCACAAGAGTCACGCCAACATGACGAAAATTAATTACAGTGACAGATATATATTCTGG TACACTCCTCTGGGGATCATTGGAGTAGGACTacttttttcaataatatttcACCTTGGTACCAAAGAGCCAAAGGCACAGTACAAAAGGAGGGAGGATTCTGACACAAAAAATGAGAAACCATTTAAATGGTACATGTGGTTTAAGAATCCTCAGTTTTATTTG GTAGCAATGATTTATATGTGTACTCGTTTAATGGTAAATGTCACACAAGTGTATATTCCACTGTACATGCTTGAAGTAGTGAACCTGGATCGA TCCAGTGTTGCCAAAGCCACTCTAATTATTTATGTCAGTGGATTTATAGCTAGTTTTACTAATAAATACATCAATAAATACTTGGGCAGATAT ATTACTTACTTTCTTGGATTGTGTATTCTTTGGGCTGCCAT CTTTTGGTTTCAGTTTCAAGAAGAGGCAAAATACCCCACCAAGAAACACGTGTTCCACAATCTTGTACCATATGGAGCAGGTGTCTTATTGGGAATTAGCGGCTCCATCCTATTGGTGACTTCATTGTCCATGACAGCGGACTTGATTGACCGTCATGTA TCTAGTGGAGCTTTTGTGTATGGTGCTATGAGTTTCACGGACAAACTCGCCAATGGTGTTGCCATTCAGATTATCCAGCTATGTCATCCATGCAACCAGAAAAATGA GGTGTGCTGTAGCCTCTGTCACAGTTACTATCGTCAAGTGATGGTGTTTGGTCCTGCCGGACCTTCTGCCTTGGCCTTTGTTGGTTTAGTATTACTATTCATTTACATACGAAGGGCAACTAAGGAACGTCCAA CTTCACCCTGTCAAGATAAACAGGAGCAATGTGAAACAGATCCACTACTTGAAAGTTCGTGTTCCTCTTGTAACCAGATTAAAGAGAGGTGCTTGTGTGATTTCACATCAGATGAACTCAACATTAACAAGACCATATCAAATTCATTTGCTACCAGTACTTGA